The genomic DNA CACGCGGTGGCCAGGAGCGTGACGGCGGCCAGGGTGGCCGCCAGACGGAGGGCTCGTTGCCGAGCTCGGGTGCGGATGGTCATCGGGTCTCCTGCGTCGTCGGTGTCGCGCCCGGGGCCGGGCTCGGAAACTACGGAAAGCGGTTTCCGCGGACGCTAGCCGGTCGTGGCGGGAGCGGTCAAGGGTGTGGTACTCATGGCTTCCGCGGCGTGTCGCCGACGGTGGACGGAGGACCGGTGGCGAGCACCCGCAACGACTCGGCGGTGACCGTCCGCGACGTGGCCCAGCTCGCGGGCGTGTCGCCCGGCACCGTGTCCAAGGCGCTCAACGGCCAGGGCCAGCTCCGCGAGGAGACCCGCCAGCGCGTCCAGGAGGCGGCCGAGAAACTTCGTTTCCGACCGAACCAGGTGGCCCGCAGCCTCGCCGAGGGCCGCACGTACACGGTCGGCATGCTGACCTCGGACAGCTTCGGGCGGTTCACGCTGCCCCTGATGGAGGGGATCGAGGACAGCCTCGGCGCCGGCAAGGTCTCCACGCTGCTCTGCGACGGCCGGGGCGACCCGCTGCGAGAGCGGCACTACCTCGCCGAGCTGCTGAACCGGCGCGTCGACGGCATCGTCGTGACCGGTCGGCGACCCGACGAGCGGCGCAGCGTCGGGCAGCTGCCGATCCCGGTGGTCTACGTCCTCGGGCGCTCCGACGACCCCGAGGACCTCACCGTCACCAACGACGACGAGCAGGGCGCGCGGCTCGCCGTGGAGCACCTCGTCGCCCACGGCCGTACGCGGCTGGCCTACGTCAGCGGGCCGGCGCACCACCTGTCGACGCAGCTGCGCCGCCAGGGGTTCGAGGCCGCCGCAGCCGCTGCCGGAATGACCGTCTCCGACCTGCTCACGGGCCACTGGAGCGAGGCGTGGGGGCGCACGGCCGCGGGCCTGCTGGCCCGGCGCACGAGCGGGCTCGTCGACGGCGTGGTGTGCGGCAGCGACCAGATCGCGCGCGGGCTGACCGACGGGCTGCGCGAGGCCGGCGTCCGGGTGCCGCAGGACGTCTCGGTGGTCGGCTTCGACAACTGGGACGTCATGGTCCAGGCCGCACGGCCGCCGCTGACCACGGTCGACCCCAAGCTCGTCCGGCTCGGGCGGCTGTCGGCGAGCCGGTTGCTGGCCGCGATCGACGGCGCCGAGCTCGGCCGGGGCGTCGTGGCGCAGCCCTGCGAGCTCGTCATCCGGGAGTCGTCGGTCCCCACCTGAGCCCGCCCCCCGTAGGGTCCGTCGGGTGGACCGCACCGACGACCGCCCCTCGCCCACCGTCCTCGTGGTCATGGGGGTCTCGGGCACGGGCAAGTCGACCGTCGCCGGTCTGCTGGCCGAGCGCCTGGGCTGGCCGATGGAGGAGGGCGACGACCTCCACCCGCCCGCGAACGTCGAGAAGATGGAGCGCGGAGTCCCGCTGACCGACGAGGACCGCTGGCCCTGGCTGGACCGGGTGCGGGCGTGGATCGACGGCCAGCTCGACCGGGGCGAGGACGGGATCATCACCTGCTCGGCGCTGCGCCACGCCTACCGCGACCGGCTCCGCCGCCCCGAGGTCGTCTTCGTGCACCTCGACGGGACGCACGAGGTGATCGCGGCCCGGCTGGCCACCCGCTCCGGCCACTTCATGCCGCCGAGCCTGCTGCAGTCCCAGCTCGACACCCTCGAGCCGCCCGGCGCCGACGAGCGCGTGATCACCGTCCACCTGGGCGGCAGCCCGGACGATGAGGTCAGCCAGGTGCTCGCGGCTCTCCCTCCGAGCATCGGGTAGCCGGAGCCCGGCTCGGTCTGGACGACCAAGTGAGCCAGCTGAGGAGCAGCGGCAGCGGCAGGCGGTGCTGCTGGCGAGCGCGGGAGGAAGACCGAAGCGTCAGGGCGTAGGCGGGTGCGAGGAGGAGACGCGCAAGACGATCTTGCCGACGTTGTCGCCGGACTCCAGGCGGCGGTGGGCCTCGACGACGTCGTCGAGGGCGTACGTGGTCAGCGGCGTCGGCCTGATCGTGCCGTCGCCCAGCAGCGGCCAGACCTCCTCGGCGACGTGGCGGCAGATGTCGGCCTTCTGGTCGAGCGGGCGACCCCGCAGCGAGATCGCCGCGACCGAGAGGCGCTTGGGCAGCAGCGCGCCGAGGTCGAGCGTGGCGCGCCGGCCGCCCTGGAAGCCGATGACGACGAGCCGGCCGTCGGGGGCGAGCAGGTCGACGTGGGTCTCCAGGTACTTCGCGCCCATGTTGTCCAGCACCACGTCGACGCCGCCGACGGCGTCCTTGGTCTGCGCCGCCCAGTCCTCGCGGTAGGAGAAGGCGTGGTCGGCCCCGAGGTCGCGGCAGTGCTGCAACTTGTCCTCGCTCCCGGCGGTGGCGACCACCGTCGCGCCCAGGGCACGCGCGTACTGGATCGCGAAGGACCCGATCCCTCCGGCGCCGCCGTGCACGAGGAACGTCTCGCCCGACGACAGGTGCGCGTGGGCGAGCGTCGACCAGACCGTCGCGGCCACCTCGAGGACCCCGGCGGCGTCGACCAGGTCGTAGCCGGGCGGGGGAGGCAGGACCTGACCGGCCGGGACGACGACCCGCTCGGCGTAGCCGCCACCGGCCAGCAGGGCGACGCACGGCTGCCCGACCTCGAGGCCGTCGGTGCCGTCGACGCCCTCCCCGAGCGCCGCGACGTGCCCGGAGACCTCCAGCCCGATGGTCTCGCTGGCGCCGGGCGGCGGCGGGTAGTGGCCCTGGCGCTGCATCAGGTCGGCGCGGTTGACCCCCGCGGCCACGACCTCGACGAGCACCTCGCCGGGACCGGGCTCGACCTCCGGCACCTCCTCGACCCGGAGGACCTCCGGCTCGCCCGGCTCCGTCACCACGACTGCACGCACCCGGCCAGCGTGCCACGGGGCGTACGGACGCCCTCGGCTAGGCTCGGGCCCGCTCCGACGGCGTGCACGCAGACGCCGCCGACCGGGCGGGGTCGCATAGTGGACTAGTGCAGACGCCTTGAAAGCGTCCGAGCGGGAGACCGTTCCGTGGGTTCGAATCCCACCCTCGCCGCCCGGGCGCCCGCCGCCGGGCCACCTCCGCGGACGGCGCCCGGTTGACCTCTCACCGCCCTACCGTGAGGACATGGCGAGCCCTCCGAGCCTGTCGCCGGCGGCCCAGAGCCGGCAGAAGCACGCGACGCTGACGATCGGGATCCTGCTCGTCGCGCTGTGGGTGGTCCCCGTGGTCGTCCTCCTTGCCCTCGACCCGACGGAGGGCGCCCGCGGCCTGGCCCTCAGCGGCCTGCTCTACCTCGTCCCCGGTGTGGTGATGACCTCGGTCGGGGTCCGGGCCGAGCAGCGGGCCCGACGCTTCAACCGCCTCGACTGGGCCTTCGCCGAGGGCCTCGCCGACGAGCTGCAGGCGCTGTGCGGCGCGGACCCCCTCGAGGCGTACCGCACCGCCCCGGACCTGGTCGAGGTCCCTGACGCCCGGCTCGTCGAGGTCGAGCGGCACTTCGACCAGCGGACGGTCGGCACCGTCGCCGGTCGGCTCTCGCACCAGCTGTCGATGTTCGGCGGCGCCCTCGGCACGACGTACGGGTGGCCGGCGGTCGGCGGCATGGCCGGCGTCGTCGACGGCATGAGCGGCGTCCGCCTGGACGCCGAGCAGCGGACCTGGGACAACCTCATGGGCGACGCCCTGTTCGTCGTGCTCGAGGCGCCCGGACCCGCCGGACCCGAGGACACCTACCGCGTGGTCACCGTGTCCGCCGCGGCGGCGGCCGGGTGGGTGCAGGCGCTCGTCTTCGCCACGGTCGACCACCTCGAGGGCCCGCGCACCTTCGCCGGCTCGACCGTGGCCGACTTCTCGGGCCGGGTCGTCGGCCACTTCGCCCCACAGGACGTCTCGTACGCCGCCGACCGGCTGCGGGCCCAGGCCGGCCGGGCGCCGGAGCGACGCGACCCGCTCAGCGTCCGCGGCCTGGCCGTCGGACGGAACGCCCTCCTCGGCGTCGACGTGCAGATCGCGCGGCAGGGGCCGCTGATGCTGTTCCCCGTGCAGTTCCCGGCCCTGTTCGGCCAGGCGGTCGCCCGGGCAGCCCGGCGTGCCGATGCTGTCGTGGGCAGGCCAGGGGTCCCCGAGCTCCGCTGACCCGCCCTCGGGACCTGGAGGCGGGTGCGGTCCTGCGTGACACGTCGGCCCGGCACCCGGGGTGCCGGGCCGACGTCCCGGCTCAGCGCGAGGGGTCGTCCTCGGCGGGGAGCTCCTCGACGGTCTGGACCACGCGCTCGGTGACCACGTAGCGGCGCAGCCGCGTGGTGCGCTCGCCCGGCTTCACCGCTTCCTCGGCGCCGTGCTCGTCGCGCTCGCCGGGCCCGGTCTGCTCGCCGTGCCCGGTCTGCTCGACGTGCTCGGGGCCGTTCTCCGCGGCGATGCTGCGGTCGTCGGTGCTGCGGTCGTCGGTCGCGGCGTGCCGCGGCGTCCCGGTCACGTCGTCCTCGCTCCGGTCACGGCCGACGCCGTCCCCGAGCGCCCCGCCGGCGACGCCACCCGCCCCGGCTGCTGCTGCGGCATCCCGGCTCGAGTCGTCCCCGAGCTGGTCGTCCCCCGGCCGGTCGTCCCCGAGCCGGTCGTCGCGGTCGCCGTCGTGGTCGCCGTCCGGCCGGCGGTCCGCGACGCCGGGCCGGGCGTCGCCCTGGTCGGGGTTGTGGAGGCCGTAGTGGCGGTAGAGGTCGTCCTCCTCCTCGGGGCTGAGGTGCCCGTCGGTGTCGACCCGCGGGGCGTCGTGGACGGCCTGCTTGGTGACCCCGACGCGGATGTCGTCCCCGTCGAAGGAGGAGTCCGACAGCGGGACGAACGACTCCTGCGTGCCGAACAGGCCGGTCTTCACCGTCACCCAGGCCGGGTCGCCCGTGGTGTCGGAGGTGTAGACCTGGTGGACCGAACCCAGCTTGTCCCCGTCGCTGCTGACGACGTCGGTCTGCTGGGTGATGCGCCCGAGGTCGTCGGTGCTGATGCTCACGGCCGGACCGCCGAGCGTCAGGCCGGGGGCTGCTGGTCGCCGCCGGCGAGGCGGTCGCGCACCGCGTCCTGGGCCTTGTCGACCTGGCTCGCGTGCTGGCCGCCGGTCTTCGCGTCGACGGCGTCGCCGGCCTTGTCGATCCCCTGGTCGACCTTGTCGGGGTGGTCCGCGGCCAGGTCCTTGGCCTTGTTCACGATGTCTCCGAGACCCATGGTTGATCCTCTCGTCGGGACGTCCCACGGCCCCGGCGGGGTGCCGGCGCGGGACGTCCGCCTGACGGCACCGGTCTACCACCCCGGGCCGTGGCCCCGCTGCCCAGCAGCGTCCGCCTCACCCGCGGGCCTCGGCGAGGACGACCTCGACGCCGGTGGCCCGGATGCGCTCGACCTCGTCGGGGTCCGCGGCGTCGTCGGTGATCAGGGTCGAGACCCGGTCGAGCCCGGCCATCTGCGCGAGCGCGACCCGGCCGACCTTGGAGGAGTCCGCGACGACGACCGTGCGCTGGGACGCCGAGACCATCGCACGGTTCGTGCGGGCCTCGGTCTCGTCGTGGGTGGTCACCCCGGCGGCGGCGCTGACGCCGTCGGCCCCGAGGACCGCGGTGCCGACGTTGACCGCGGTGAACGTGCTCTCCGCCAGCGCCCCGACCAGCTCCCACGACTCCGGCCGGACGAAGCCGCCCGTCATGACCACCCGTACGCGGCCCCGCTCGGTGAGCAGGGTCGCGATGGAGAGGGAGTTCGTGACCACGGTGAGGTCCTGGCGCCACTCGAGCGCGCGGGCGACCTCGGCCGTCGTCGAGCCGCCGCTCAGCGCGACGACGTGGCGTCCGGACGGCAGCCGGGCGGCCATGGCCCGCGCGATCGCCCGCTTGGCCGCGGCGTACTGGGTGCCCCGCAGCGCCACGGGCAGCTCGGTGCGGCCCTTGGCGAGGGTCGCGCCGCCGTGCGTCCGCGTGACGAGGCGCTGGTCGGCCAGCTCGGTCAGGTCGCGGCGGGCGGTGGCAGGTGAGACCCCGAGGCGTTCGGTCAGGCGGGCCAGGGAGACGGTGTGCTCCTCGGCCAGCAGGTCGAGGATCGCGGTGAGCCGGCGGGCGCGCTGCGTGGACGAGGCGCGGAGCCGGGACTCGACGCTGGAGGCGGACATCGGGCTCCTCGTCCTTCACAGCGGGTGGGTCCGCGGGTGGGCTCGGCGGACGGACGGACGGACGGGCGTGTGCGGTGCCGGTTCGCTCGCTCGGGGTGATCACTTTAACCAGGTCTCGCTCAGCTCGTTGCGCGATCCGCTCGCTCCGCCAGAGGATCGACGGCATGAAGCCCACCGTGGTGTTCCTCGGGGCGGGGAGCGTCGTCTTCACCCGCCAGCTGCTCGCCGACCTCTTCGGCTACGACGACCTGCCCGAGCTGCGGGTCGTCCTCCACGACGTCGACCGCGGCCGGCTCGACGTCGCCCGCGGCACCGCCGAGCAGGTCGCCGAGCGCTTCGGGCGCCACCCGGAGCTCGTCGCGACGCTCGACCGGCGCGAGGCGCTCGACGGGGCGGCCTTCGTGGTGAACATGGTCCAGATCGGCGGCATCGACGCCACCCGCGTCGACCTGCTGCTGCCCGCGGAGGTCGGGCTGCGCCAGACCATCGGCGACACCACCGGCGTCGGGGGCGTGTTCCGTGGCCTGCGGACCTTCCCCTTCCTCAGCGGCGTGGCCCGCGACATGGCCGAGCTGTGCCCGGACGCGCTGTTCCTGAACTACACGAACCCGATGGCCATGAACGTCTGGTGGATGTCGGTGGTCGCGCCGCAGATCCGCACGGTCGGGCTGTGCCACAGCGTCCACTGGACCGTGCACGGGCTGTGCGAGCTGGTCGGCGTGCCGATGGAGGGCACCCACTTCCGCGCCGCCGGGGTCAACCACCAGGCCTGGCTCACCGAGTGGAGCCGCGACGGGGAGGACCTCTACCCGCGGCTGCGCGAGGTGATCGCGGCCGACCCGGAGATGGAGCGGCGCGTGCGCGTCGAGATCTTCCGCCGGATCGGCTACTACCCGACCGAGACCAGCGAGCACTCCGCGGAGTACCTGGGCTGGTTCCTGCGCTCGGACGCGGCCGTGGAGCGCTACCGCCTCGAGCCCCTGGAGTACCTCGGCATCTCCGAGGCCAACGTCGCCGAGTTCGAGAGCGCCCGTGCGGCCCTCGCCGAGGGCCGGCCGCTCGAGCTGGAGGGCGGGGCGGCCGAGTACGCGCCGCAGGTCATCCACTCGGTCCTCACCGGCACCGAGCGCGAGATCCACGCGAACGTCGTCAACCCGGTCGGCGCGCCGCTGATCGACAACCTGCCCGAGGGCGCGGTCGTCGAGGTGCCGGCGCGGGTCGACGCCGACGGCGTGCACCCCGTCGCGTACGGGTCGGTGCCGGCGGCGGGCGCGGCGCTCAACCGCACCTACCTGTCCGTCGCCGGACTCACGGTCGAGGCGGCCCGCACCGGCGACCCCGAGCTGGTCCGCCGGGCGGTGCTGGTCGACGCCAACGCCAGCTCGACGCTGAGCCCGGAGCAGATCTGGGCGCTGTGCGACCGGATGACCGAGGCCCACGCCGACCTGCTGCCCCGCGCCCTCGGCGGACGTCTGGACGTCGACCTGTCGGTGTGAGCCGGCAGGCGCGGCGCTCAGGGCGCCTGGTCGAGCCCGAGGAAGCGCCGCGCGTTGTCGCGGTAGAGCGCGGGGAGCAGCGCCGGGTCGAGGTCGAGCCCGCTGACGCTCCAGCGGCCCTGGCTCGGCACGCCGCCGGCGGGGTCGTACGCGAACGCCTCGTCGGCGGTCTCGAGGAAGCGCACGTGCAGCAGGAAGGCCGCCGCGCTGGTCGGGAAGATGTCGGTGCCGAAGAGCACCTGGTCCGGGTGCTCGGCGACGAACCGCGCCGCGCGCCGGGGCTGGCGGCCGAGCTCGGCCATGCGCCCGGCGATGTCGACGGCGTAGTGCGGGGCCGCGTCGAGCAGCCGGCCGACGCGGTCCAGGTCCTCGGCCGCGCCCCCGACGTGGGCGCCGACGAAGCGCGTCTGCGGGCACGCCAGCACCAGCGCGGCGTGCGCGTCGAGCAGGGCGTCGAAGGTCGGGAACCGCTCGGGGTCGCCGAACCACCAGTCCCGGTGCTGCGCGAGCTCCTCGAGGCGCTCGTTGTGCTCGTCGACGGGGTCGAAGAAGGCGAGCGGGTCGCCGGTGTGGATGAGCACCGGCAGGCCGAGGTCGCCGGCGTGGCGCACCACCTCGACGACGCGCGGGTCGTCGGGGGAGACCAGGGCGTCGCCGTCGCGCACCCCGAGGCCGAGGTTCTTCCAGACCTTGACCCCGCGGGCGCCGCGGGCGCGGCTGTCCTCGAGCGAGCGCTTCAGCGAACCGACACCGCCGGGCTCGACCACCCGGTCCCAGTCGAGCTGGCAGAAGGTCGCGAACCGCCCCTCGTACGCGGCGTCGTAGCGCTCGACGTTGGCGGTGACCTCCTCGCCCCACATCCCGTCGAGGTTGACCACCGTGGTGATGCCGCAGGCGTCCATGGCCGCGACGAGCGCCCCGGGGTCGGTGACCATCCAGGGGCTGTCGGGCCAGTCGCCGTCGGTGAGCCAGCGCCCGAGGTGGTTGTGCACGTCGATCGCGTCCACCGCGGTCCGCGCCACGGGCGTCTCGGGCACCCGCACCCGCGCCCGCGGGTGCCAGTCGACGAGCGGCATCCGGCGCAGCGCGTCCCAGTCCGGTTCCACGGCACTCCTCCTCGGACCCGTCGCTCACCGGCGGTGAGCGATCTGAGCGGTGGCGGTGGTGACCGCTCACGACGGCTCGATGATGTCGCCATGACCGACGGACGTGGCACCGGGGTGGGGGAGCGGTCCGTCCGGCGCGTGGTAGGTCTTCGCCCGTGATCCACGCGCTCGGGCTGGCCCCGTCCCTCGACGTCGTCCACACCGTCGACGCCGTCGTCCCCGGCGCCATCCACCGCCCGACGCGGGTCGTCCGGCTGGCCGGCGGCAAGTCGCTGAACGTCGCCCGCGCCCTCGTCCGGCTCGGCCACCCGGTCCGCGCGCTCGCCCCCCTCGGCGGTCCCTTGGGCGACC from Microlunatus sagamiharensis includes the following:
- a CDS encoding LacI family DNA-binding transcriptional regulator, with amino-acid sequence MASTRNDSAVTVRDVAQLAGVSPGTVSKALNGQGQLREETRQRVQEAAEKLRFRPNQVARSLAEGRTYTVGMLTSDSFGRFTLPLMEGIEDSLGAGKVSTLLCDGRGDPLRERHYLAELLNRRVDGIVVTGRRPDERRSVGQLPIPVVYVLGRSDDPEDLTVTNDDEQGARLAVEHLVAHGRTRLAYVSGPAHHLSTQLRRQGFEAAAAAAGMTVSDLLTGHWSEAWGRTAAGLLARRTSGLVDGVVCGSDQIARGLTDGLREAGVRVPQDVSVVGFDNWDVMVQAARPPLTTVDPKLVRLGRLSASRLLAAIDGAELGRGVVAQPCELVIRESSVPT
- a CDS encoding gluconokinase; its protein translation is MDRTDDRPSPTVLVVMGVSGTGKSTVAGLLAERLGWPMEEGDDLHPPANVEKMERGVPLTDEDRWPWLDRVRAWIDGQLDRGEDGIITCSALRHAYRDRLRRPEVVFVHLDGTHEVIAARLATRSGHFMPPSLLQSQLDTLEPPGADERVITVHLGGSPDDEVSQVLAALPPSIG
- a CDS encoding NAD(P)H-quinone oxidoreductase: MRAVVVTEPGEPEVLRVEEVPEVEPGPGEVLVEVVAAGVNRADLMQRQGHYPPPPGASETIGLEVSGHVAALGEGVDGTDGLEVGQPCVALLAGGGYAERVVVPAGQVLPPPPGYDLVDAAGVLEVAATVWSTLAHAHLSSGETFLVHGGAGGIGSFAIQYARALGATVVATAGSEDKLQHCRDLGADHAFSYREDWAAQTKDAVGGVDVVLDNMGAKYLETHVDLLAPDGRLVVIGFQGGRRATLDLGALLPKRLSVAAISLRGRPLDQKADICRHVAEEVWPLLGDGTIRPTPLTTYALDDVVEAHRRLESGDNVGKIVLRVSSSHPPTP
- a CDS encoding PRC-barrel domain-containing protein, giving the protein MSISTDDLGRITQQTDVVSSDGDKLGSVHQVYTSDTTGDPAWVTVKTGLFGTQESFVPLSDSSFDGDDIRVGVTKQAVHDAPRVDTDGHLSPEEEDDLYRHYGLHNPDQGDARPGVADRRPDGDHDGDRDDRLGDDRPGDDQLGDDSSRDAAAAAGAGGVAGGALGDGVGRDRSEDDVTGTPRHAATDDRSTDDRSIAAENGPEHVEQTGHGEQTGPGERDEHGAEEAVKPGERTTRLRRYVVTERVVQTVEELPAEDDPSR
- a CDS encoding antitoxin, which produces MGLGDIVNKAKDLAADHPDKVDQGIDKAGDAVDAKTGGQHASQVDKAQDAVRDRLAGGDQQPPA
- a CDS encoding DeoR/GlpR family DNA-binding transcription regulator — protein: MSASSVESRLRASSTQRARRLTAILDLLAEEHTVSLARLTERLGVSPATARRDLTELADQRLVTRTHGGATLAKGRTELPVALRGTQYAAAKRAIARAMAARLPSGRHVVALSGGSTTAEVARALEWRQDLTVVTNSLSIATLLTERGRVRVVMTGGFVRPESWELVGALAESTFTAVNVGTAVLGADGVSAAAGVTTHDETEARTNRAMVSASQRTVVVADSSKVGRVALAQMAGLDRVSTLITDDAADPDEVERIRATGVEVVLAEARG
- the melA gene encoding alpha-galactosidase, producing MKPTVVFLGAGSVVFTRQLLADLFGYDDLPELRVVLHDVDRGRLDVARGTAEQVAERFGRHPELVATLDRREALDGAAFVVNMVQIGGIDATRVDLLLPAEVGLRQTIGDTTGVGGVFRGLRTFPFLSGVARDMAELCPDALFLNYTNPMAMNVWWMSVVAPQIRTVGLCHSVHWTVHGLCELVGVPMEGTHFRAAGVNHQAWLTEWSRDGEDLYPRLREVIAADPEMERRVRVEIFRRIGYYPTETSEHSAEYLGWFLRSDAAVERYRLEPLEYLGISEANVAEFESARAALAEGRPLELEGGAAEYAPQVIHSVLTGTEREIHANVVNPVGAPLIDNLPEGAVVEVPARVDADGVHPVAYGSVPAAGAALNRTYLSVAGLTVEAARTGDPELVRRAVLVDANASSTLSPEQIWALCDRMTEAHADLLPRALGGRLDVDLSV
- a CDS encoding amidohydrolase family protein, whose protein sequence is MEPDWDALRRMPLVDWHPRARVRVPETPVARTAVDAIDVHNHLGRWLTDGDWPDSPWMVTDPGALVAAMDACGITTVVNLDGMWGEEVTANVERYDAAYEGRFATFCQLDWDRVVEPGGVGSLKRSLEDSRARGARGVKVWKNLGLGVRDGDALVSPDDPRVVEVVRHAGDLGLPVLIHTGDPLAFFDPVDEHNERLEELAQHRDWWFGDPERFPTFDALLDAHAALVLACPQTRFVGAHVGGAAEDLDRVGRLLDAAPHYAVDIAGRMAELGRQPRRAARFVAEHPDQVLFGTDIFPTSAAAFLLHVRFLETADEAFAYDPAGGVPSQGRWSVSGLDLDPALLPALYRDNARRFLGLDQAP